The following proteins are encoded in a genomic region of Mycolicibacterium confluentis:
- a CDS encoding MCE family protein — protein MKPFAERNPFLVGLTGMALTAGIAVLALQYDKLPFNGSTEDYSAYFAEAGGLRTGAPVQVAGFRVGQVSSVELEGNQVRIDFDVDKDVHLGDLTEVHVRTKSLLGSKVLEVTPRGDGELAGTIPIERTRSPYQLPDALGDLSSTISGLDTDTVSESLATLAETFQSTPPDLRAAVEGVGRFSNTLGQRDEELRSLLSNASKATGVLSERAEQVAELVANSNALLGKLREQSAALEQISRNLSTFAQQLSGFIDDNRDQMRGALDRLNGVLTIVDNRKERVMLAIKYLNQYTMGLGETVGSGPFFKAYLANLPGQLVQPFIDAAFSDLGLDPNVLPPSQLSDPQTGQPGTPALPQPFPRTGQGGDPHLTIPDAITGNPGDPRYPYREPDPAPPPGGPAPGPPALWPEGQQPTPIPDPAPQGQDGEQ, from the coding sequence GTGAAACCCTTCGCTGAACGCAATCCGTTTCTGGTCGGCCTCACCGGTATGGCGCTGACCGCGGGCATCGCCGTGCTCGCCCTGCAGTACGACAAGCTGCCGTTCAACGGTTCGACCGAGGACTATTCGGCGTACTTCGCCGAGGCCGGCGGTCTGCGGACCGGTGCGCCGGTGCAGGTCGCTGGATTCCGGGTCGGCCAGGTGTCGTCGGTTGAGTTGGAGGGCAACCAGGTTCGGATCGACTTCGATGTGGACAAGGACGTCCATCTCGGTGACCTGACCGAAGTGCATGTCCGAACCAAGAGTCTGCTCGGTTCCAAGGTTCTCGAGGTGACCCCCCGTGGCGACGGTGAACTGGCCGGGACCATCCCGATCGAGCGGACCCGATCCCCGTACCAGCTGCCAGATGCGCTGGGAGACCTGTCCAGCACCATCAGTGGTCTGGACACCGACACGGTGTCGGAGTCCCTGGCGACTCTGGCGGAGACCTTCCAGAGCACGCCGCCGGACCTGCGGGCCGCGGTGGAGGGGGTGGGCCGGTTCTCGAACACCCTCGGCCAGCGGGACGAGGAACTGCGCTCGCTGCTGAGCAACGCGAGTAAAGCCACGGGTGTGTTGTCCGAACGTGCGGAGCAGGTCGCCGAACTCGTCGCCAACAGCAACGCACTCTTGGGCAAGCTTCGCGAGCAGAGCGCGGCGCTGGAGCAGATCTCTCGCAACCTCTCGACATTCGCCCAGCAGCTGTCGGGGTTCATCGACGACAACCGTGACCAGATGCGCGGCGCACTGGACAGACTCAATGGAGTGCTGACGATCGTCGACAACCGCAAGGAACGGGTGATGCTGGCGATCAAGTACCTCAACCAGTACACAATGGGATTGGGCGAAACGGTGGGTTCGGGGCCGTTCTTCAAGGCCTATCTGGCCAACCTGCCGGGTCAACTGGTGCAGCCCTTCATCGATGCGGCCTTCTCCGACCTGGGGTTGGACCCCAATGTGCTTCCCCCGTCGCAGCTTTCGGATCCGCAGACCGGCCAGCCCGGCACGCCGGCGCTGCCCCAGCCCTTCCCGCGTACCGGTCAGGGCGGTGACCCGCACCTGACGATTCCCGATGCGATCACCGGCAACCCGGGTGACCCGCGCTATCCCTACCGTGAGCCCGATCCCGCGCCGCCACCGGGGGGACCCGCTCCTGGACCGCCGGCGCTCTGGCCCGAAGGTCAGCAGCCGACCCCGATCCCGGATCCCGCACCACAAGGGCAGGACGGAGAACAGTGA